The Microplitis mediator isolate UGA2020A chromosome 8, iyMicMedi2.1, whole genome shotgun sequence genome has a window encoding:
- the LOC130673200 gene encoding uncharacterized protein MAL13P1.304-like isoform X6 — protein MVEHSESGCEEAQSVKNQQDVANLSRASNHNNNYNNETIKNSNRFSLFKWFKPKTNEKIESHDLSACSSTSSVDTLYSTTTVRSFAFHSGSKNKNVETVTLDLLKHNNKDLGPFGSGASKIIHKNNNDQLDPSLDVTRTLPSHVLSQKRDITTRYSLQTCSTNFGSCDNITQAHNLIDNNYSLNKNYVRKRLHVKGKRRAPQPPRPKSVCNHISNSAERRKRQAPKPPGWNKIDLMDKKNFGKDNHTNHKCSGQIGARQEIMMNEEVNYDKKYQQNQSSISNDTLVLRGGVLVAKKENLLNKTTSPIKITATPKPWYKRSVFETKKTDKDSSSFDDSDPLTTKINFFYRDKTEIKDDKRKDKDKDTKRKSGLCILTNISELDKEAAAIVQEEQAKTRAAIRQQQFNGSDNIDKYNDNQEEIVQDIVTSSIENSPKRGTRALISKFNAIGNITKVTVNSNFFNKNLPSPKFDRNWNSAGSSANKDRVEPPDLSRYFPDKNKTKNTQSAINASRTSFLQSTLTDNTSDKKLTEPHKLINDVTNRLTALQSIVATNSSKESTMRTHSPVFYRRDKKVLDEQIIDYKSSPKVYRAHDKTNSKDIQNEFSDLFKEIDRQLNFDIKNEELHVKKTNDSNNSAASKVSKVLDILVEAEGIKNKTDGDHKRFDKNSKAVTNVCDDKVTDLKEMLKEMKHSLPKRPKAKNKTREFIKNSETKNFCDSIVISNPPVIQIGPSTSTSTSVSLTSSSLSSFGNKDERKQETDKGKVSSSVQTCGNLRRVTNNSVLTAVPSTSQQWKDDVIYRTNGRSSKNRGLVKNRFQLMRPREFAAIEAIKTMKITNQSNNEDDDNNTYANVMEQSLYANALVLPSRNHQIISNSRIIIDGNDRDDFIKRKDKIPVPDLTSDNNKYPVEFLKASGSKDNEEEMTQNMNTLAVNRLLKKLEGAIASGNHQKAAGFAKELAHLKIQCSVVRQRPKIDDLLNVDMYIEDRLAHQGPIPLQLPISMTVRQLKVKIFNEFEIPANVQRWIIGKTLAENDDATLEDLKAIEGTPVFLYLVAPDLQIADINNKQFNKVLDQNHLTERLLTINNNNDDSDNDKNKHKKKTNQLDKEKKDDYQINLTDEKNKQKYLPKSVDPVKKSSLIFNVKKSEAVDDDDDDDDDDDQGKKIENFLEINKKIELKNMNKVCLVNKQVEEGLEEGKIIFDNQIIEGAAALPKNNNNDNHDNNNNDNNNNNHNNNNRMEQYTQLMMLENCEIVLNVEPIECPICFVVYDPLEGVVLRDCLHSFCR, from the exons ATGGTAGAACATAGTGAATCAGGTTGTGAAGAAGCACAAAGTGTTAAAAATCAACAAGATGTTGCTAATTTATCTAGAGCTTCaaaccataataataattacaataacgaaacaataaaaaattcaaatcgttTCTCATTATTCAAGTGGTTCAAACCGAAAACtaatgaaaaaatagaatCACATGATTTGAGTGCTTGTTCCAGTACATCAAGTGTCGATACACTGTACAGTACCACAACAGTACGTAGTTTTGCATTTCATTccggttcaaaaaataaaaatgtcgaAACAGTGACTCTCGATTTActtaaacataataataaagattTGGGACCTTTTGGATCTGGTgcttcgaaaataattcataaaaataataatgatcaatTAGATCCGTCTTTAGATGTCACACGGACGTTACCATCTCACGTTTTGTCTCAAAAACGTGATATAACAACACGCTATTCACTGCAAACTTGTTCAACAAATTTTGGTTCTTGTGACAATATCACTCAAGCTCacaatttaattgacaataattattctttGAACAAAAACTATGTAAGAAAAAGATTACATGTGAAAGGTAAAAGACGTGCACCTCAACCCCCAAGACCGAAAAGTGTATGTAATCATATAAGCAATAGTGCTGAAAGACGTAAACGTCAAGCACCAAAACCACCAGGTTGGAATAAAATAGATCTgatggacaaaaaaaattttggaaaagaTAATCATACAAATCATAAATGTAGTGGTCAAATTGGTGCCAGACAAGAAATAATGATGAATGAAGAAGTTAATTATGACAAAAAGTACCAGCAAAATCAATCATCAATAAGCAATGACACCCTGGTATTACGCGGCGGTGTTTTGGTGGCAAAGAAAGAAAATCTGTTGAACAAAACAACAAGTCCGATAAAAATAACAGCAACACCGAAACCCTGGTACAAACGCAGTgtatttgagacaaaaaaaactgataaaGACAGCAGTAGTTTTGATGACAGTGATCCATtgacaacaaaaataaattttttttatcgtgatAAAACCGAAATTAAAGATGATAAGCGCaaagataaagataaagataCTAAAAGAAAATCGGGGTTGTGTATATTGACAAATATAAGTGAATTGGACAAAGAAGCTGCGGCAATCGTTCAAGAAGAACAAGCTAAGACACGTGCTGCGATACGCCAACAGCAATTTAATGGATCGGATAacattgataaatataatgacAATCAAGAAGAAATAGTTCAAGATATTGTTACATCTTCTATTGAAAATTCACCTAAACGTGGAACACGTGCTTTGATTTCGAAGTTCAATGCCATTGGAAATATAACCAAAGTTACcgttaattcaaatttttttaataaaaatttgccgTCACCAAAATTTGATCGTAATTGGAATTCCGCAGGATCATCTGCGAATAAAGATCGCGTTGAACCACCAGATTTATCACGTTATTTcccagataaaaataaaactaaaaacaccCAAAGTGCTATCAATGCTTCTCGTACGTCATTTTTACAGAGTACGCTAACGGACAATACTtcggataaaaaattaacggaaccgcataaattaataaatgatgtCACTAATAGATTAACTGCATTGCAAAGTATCGTTGCGACAAATTCATCAAAAGAAAGTACAATGAGGACTCACAGTCCTGTTTTTTACCGTcgtgataaaaaagttttagatgaacaaataattgattacaaaAGTTCACCAAAAGTTTATCGCGCTCATGATAAAACCAACAGTAAAGATATACAAAATGAATTTAGTGATTTGTTTAAAGAAATAGATCgccaattaaattttgatattaaaaatgaagaaTTGCACGTAAAGAAGACaaatgattcaaataattcagcCGCATCAAAAGTAAGCAAAGTTTTAGATATTTTAGTCGAAGCTGaaggaattaaaaataaaacggaTGGTGATCATAAgagatttgataaaaatagtaaagcCGTTACGAATGTATGTGATGACAAAGTTACTGATTTAAAGGAAATGCTTAAAGAAATGAAACATTCGCTACCTAAGCGGCCTAaggcaaaaaataaaaccagagaatttatcaaaaattcggagacgaaaaatttttgtgattcAATTGTTATTTCAAATCCGCCGGTTATACAAATCGGTCCTTCGACATCAACATCAACGTCAGTGTCGTTGACGTcgtcatcattatcatcatttgGAAATAAAGATGAGAGAAAACAAGAAACGGACAAAGGCAAAGTATCGTCGAGTGTTCAAACTTGTGGTAATTTACGGAGGGTAACTAATAATTCAGTATTAACTGCGGTACCATCGACCTCACAACAATGGAAAGATGATGTTATTTATCGCACAAATGGTAGATCATCGAAAAATAGGGGATTAGTTAAAAATAGATTTCAATTAATGCGTCCGCGGGAATTTGCGGCTATCGAAGCTattaaaacaatgaaaataactaatcAATCAAATAATgaagatgatgataataatacgTATGCTAATGTTATGGAACAATCGCTTTACGCAAATGCTTTGGTATTACCGTCGAGAAATCATCAGATTATTTCTAATAGTAGAATAATTATTGATGGTAATGATAGggatgattttataaaaagaaaagataaaaTTCCAGTACCTGATTTAacaagtgataataataaatatccaGTGGAATTTTTGAAGGCCTCTG gaagtAAAGATAATGAAGAAGAAATGACGCAAAACATGAATACCTTGGCTGTGAatcgtttattaaaaaaattagaaggtGCAATAGCATCAGGTAATCACCAAAAAGCCGCTGGATTTGCCAAAGAATTAGCGCATCTTAAAATCCAGTGTTCAGTAGTAAGACAACGACCTAAAATAGACGATTTATTAAACGTCGACATGTACATCGAAGATAGATTAGCCCACCAAGGACCAATACCACTTCAG CTTCCGATAAGCATGACGGTAAGACAAttgaaagttaaaattttcaatgagtTTGAAATACCAGCAAATGTACAGAGATGGATTATTGGAAAAACTTTAGCAGAAAACGACGACGCAACGCTTGAGGATCTTAAAGCTATTGAAGGAACTCCTGTTTTCCTTTATCTCGTCGCTCCag atttacaGATCGctgacataaataataaacaatttaataagGTATTGGATCAAAATCATTTAACTGAACGACTACTgaccattaataataataatgacgatagtgataatgataaaaataaacacaagaaaaaaacaaaccaattagacaaagaaaaaaaagatgattaCCAAATTAATTTGacggatgaaaaaaataagcaaAAATATTTACCGAAATCAGTTGAtccagtaaaaaaaagttcattaattttcaatgtCAAAAAATCTGAG gcggtagatgatgatgatgatgatgatgatgatgatgatcaagggaaaaaaattgaaaattttttagaaattaataagaaaatagaattaaaaaatatgaacaaaGTTTGTTTAGTAAACAAACAAGTGGAGGAGGGTCTGGAAGagggtaaaattatttttgataatcaaATTATTGAAGGGGCTGCAGCTTTAccaaagaataataataatgataatcacgataataataataatgataataataataataatcataataataataatagaatggAACAGTACACGCAATTGATGATGCTTGAAAATTgtgaaattgttttaaatgttGAGCCTATCGAGTGCCCGATTTGTTTTGTTGTTTATGATCCACTTGAAGGTGTAGTACTCAGAGACTGTTTACATTCATTTTGCAG
- the LOC130673200 gene encoding uncharacterized protein MAL13P1.304-like isoform X2, translated as MVEHSESGCEEAQSVKNQQDVANLSRASNHNNNYNNETIKNSNRFSLFKWFKPKTNEKIESHDLSACSSTSSVDTLYSTTTVRSFAFHSGSKNKNVETVTLDLLKHNNKDLGPFGSGASKIIHKNNNDQLDPSLDVTRTLPSHVLSQKRDITTRYSLQTCSTNFGSCDNITQAHNLIDNNYSLNKNYVRKRLHVKGKRRAPQPPRPKSVCNHISNSAERRKRQAPKPPGWNKIDLMDKKNFGKDNHTNHKCSGQIGARQEIMMNEEVNYDKKYQQNQSSISNDTLVLRGGVLVAKKENLLNKTTSPIKITATPKPWYKRSVFETKKTDKDSSSFDDSDPLTTKINFFYRDKTEIKDDKRKDKDKDTKRKSGLCILTNISELDKEAAAIVQEEQAKTRAAIRQQQFNGSDNIDKYNDNQEEIVQDIVTSSIENSPKRGTRALISKFNAIGNITKVTVNSNFFNKNLPSPKFDRNWNSAGSSANKDRVEPPDLSRYFPDKNKTKNTQSAINASRTSFLQSTLTDNTSDKKLTEPHKLINDVTNRLTALQSIVATNSSKESTMRTHSPVFYRRDKKVLDEQIIDYKSSPKVYRAHDKTNSKDIQNEFSDLFKEIDRQLNFDIKNEELHVKKTNDSNNSAASKVSKVLDILVEAEGIKNKTDGDHKRFDKNSKAVTNVCDDKVTDLKEMLKEMKHSLPKRPKAKNKTREFIKNSETKNFCDSIVISNPPVIQIGPSTSTSTSVSLTSSSLSSFGNKDERKQETDKGKVSSSVQTCGNLRRVTNNSVLTAVPSTSQQWKDDVIYRTNGRSSKNRGLVKNRFQLMRPREFAAIEAIKTMKITNQSNNEDDDNNTYANVMEQSLYANALVLPSRNHQIISNSRIIIDGNDRDDFIKRKDKIPVPDLTSDNNKYPVEFLKASGSKDNEEEMTQNMNTLAVNRLLKKLEGAIASGNHQKAAGFAKELAHLKIQCSVVRQRPKIDDLLNVDMYIEDRLAHQGPIPLQLPISMTVRQLKVKIFNEFEIPANVQRWIIGKTLAENDDATLEDLKAIEGTPVFLYLVAPDLQIADINNKQFNKVLDQNHLTERLLTINNNNDDSDNDKNKHKKKTNQLDKEKKDDYQINLTDEKNKQKYLPKSVDPVKKSSLIFNVKKSEAVDDDDDDDDDDDQGKKIENFLEINKKIELKNMNKVCLVNKQVEEGLEEGKIIFDNQIIEGAAALPKNNNNDNHDNNNNDNNNNNHNNNNRMEQYTQLMMLENCEIVLNVEPIECPICFVVYDPLEGVVLRDCLHSFCRGCIENTIKYCNEAEVKCPYRDSEYTCESTLQEREIKALVNPQIYEQHLAKSVAQAENNAGHNAFHCKTPDCPGWCIYDDNVNNFLCPVCNKNNCLTCRLIYGGAEISWNFRVNGCPFSLEK; from the exons ATGGTAGAACATAGTGAATCAGGTTGTGAAGAAGCACAAAGTGTTAAAAATCAACAAGATGTTGCTAATTTATCTAGAGCTTCaaaccataataataattacaataacgaaacaataaaaaattcaaatcgttTCTCATTATTCAAGTGGTTCAAACCGAAAACtaatgaaaaaatagaatCACATGATTTGAGTGCTTGTTCCAGTACATCAAGTGTCGATACACTGTACAGTACCACAACAGTACGTAGTTTTGCATTTCATTccggttcaaaaaataaaaatgtcgaAACAGTGACTCTCGATTTActtaaacataataataaagattTGGGACCTTTTGGATCTGGTgcttcgaaaataattcataaaaataataatgatcaatTAGATCCGTCTTTAGATGTCACACGGACGTTACCATCTCACGTTTTGTCTCAAAAACGTGATATAACAACACGCTATTCACTGCAAACTTGTTCAACAAATTTTGGTTCTTGTGACAATATCACTCAAGCTCacaatttaattgacaataattattctttGAACAAAAACTATGTAAGAAAAAGATTACATGTGAAAGGTAAAAGACGTGCACCTCAACCCCCAAGACCGAAAAGTGTATGTAATCATATAAGCAATAGTGCTGAAAGACGTAAACGTCAAGCACCAAAACCACCAGGTTGGAATAAAATAGATCTgatggacaaaaaaaattttggaaaagaTAATCATACAAATCATAAATGTAGTGGTCAAATTGGTGCCAGACAAGAAATAATGATGAATGAAGAAGTTAATTATGACAAAAAGTACCAGCAAAATCAATCATCAATAAGCAATGACACCCTGGTATTACGCGGCGGTGTTTTGGTGGCAAAGAAAGAAAATCTGTTGAACAAAACAACAAGTCCGATAAAAATAACAGCAACACCGAAACCCTGGTACAAACGCAGTgtatttgagacaaaaaaaactgataaaGACAGCAGTAGTTTTGATGACAGTGATCCATtgacaacaaaaataaattttttttatcgtgatAAAACCGAAATTAAAGATGATAAGCGCaaagataaagataaagataCTAAAAGAAAATCGGGGTTGTGTATATTGACAAATATAAGTGAATTGGACAAAGAAGCTGCGGCAATCGTTCAAGAAGAACAAGCTAAGACACGTGCTGCGATACGCCAACAGCAATTTAATGGATCGGATAacattgataaatataatgacAATCAAGAAGAAATAGTTCAAGATATTGTTACATCTTCTATTGAAAATTCACCTAAACGTGGAACACGTGCTTTGATTTCGAAGTTCAATGCCATTGGAAATATAACCAAAGTTACcgttaattcaaatttttttaataaaaatttgccgTCACCAAAATTTGATCGTAATTGGAATTCCGCAGGATCATCTGCGAATAAAGATCGCGTTGAACCACCAGATTTATCACGTTATTTcccagataaaaataaaactaaaaacaccCAAAGTGCTATCAATGCTTCTCGTACGTCATTTTTACAGAGTACGCTAACGGACAATACTtcggataaaaaattaacggaaccgcataaattaataaatgatgtCACTAATAGATTAACTGCATTGCAAAGTATCGTTGCGACAAATTCATCAAAAGAAAGTACAATGAGGACTCACAGTCCTGTTTTTTACCGTcgtgataaaaaagttttagatgaacaaataattgattacaaaAGTTCACCAAAAGTTTATCGCGCTCATGATAAAACCAACAGTAAAGATATACAAAATGAATTTAGTGATTTGTTTAAAGAAATAGATCgccaattaaattttgatattaaaaatgaagaaTTGCACGTAAAGAAGACaaatgattcaaataattcagcCGCATCAAAAGTAAGCAAAGTTTTAGATATTTTAGTCGAAGCTGaaggaattaaaaataaaacggaTGGTGATCATAAgagatttgataaaaatagtaaagcCGTTACGAATGTATGTGATGACAAAGTTACTGATTTAAAGGAAATGCTTAAAGAAATGAAACATTCGCTACCTAAGCGGCCTAaggcaaaaaataaaaccagagaatttatcaaaaattcggagacgaaaaatttttgtgattcAATTGTTATTTCAAATCCGCCGGTTATACAAATCGGTCCTTCGACATCAACATCAACGTCAGTGTCGTTGACGTcgtcatcattatcatcatttgGAAATAAAGATGAGAGAAAACAAGAAACGGACAAAGGCAAAGTATCGTCGAGTGTTCAAACTTGTGGTAATTTACGGAGGGTAACTAATAATTCAGTATTAACTGCGGTACCATCGACCTCACAACAATGGAAAGATGATGTTATTTATCGCACAAATGGTAGATCATCGAAAAATAGGGGATTAGTTAAAAATAGATTTCAATTAATGCGTCCGCGGGAATTTGCGGCTATCGAAGCTattaaaacaatgaaaataactaatcAATCAAATAATgaagatgatgataataatacgTATGCTAATGTTATGGAACAATCGCTTTACGCAAATGCTTTGGTATTACCGTCGAGAAATCATCAGATTATTTCTAATAGTAGAATAATTATTGATGGTAATGATAGggatgattttataaaaagaaaagataaaaTTCCAGTACCTGATTTAacaagtgataataataaatatccaGTGGAATTTTTGAAGGCCTCTG gaagtAAAGATAATGAAGAAGAAATGACGCAAAACATGAATACCTTGGCTGTGAatcgtttattaaaaaaattagaaggtGCAATAGCATCAGGTAATCACCAAAAAGCCGCTGGATTTGCCAAAGAATTAGCGCATCTTAAAATCCAGTGTTCAGTAGTAAGACAACGACCTAAAATAGACGATTTATTAAACGTCGACATGTACATCGAAGATAGATTAGCCCACCAAGGACCAATACCACTTCAG CTTCCGATAAGCATGACGGTAAGACAAttgaaagttaaaattttcaatgagtTTGAAATACCAGCAAATGTACAGAGATGGATTATTGGAAAAACTTTAGCAGAAAACGACGACGCAACGCTTGAGGATCTTAAAGCTATTGAAGGAACTCCTGTTTTCCTTTATCTCGTCGCTCCag atttacaGATCGctgacataaataataaacaatttaataagGTATTGGATCAAAATCATTTAACTGAACGACTACTgaccattaataataataatgacgatagtgataatgataaaaataaacacaagaaaaaaacaaaccaattagacaaagaaaaaaaagatgattaCCAAATTAATTTGacggatgaaaaaaataagcaaAAATATTTACCGAAATCAGTTGAtccagtaaaaaaaagttcattaattttcaatgtCAAAAAATCTGAG gcggtagatgatgatgatgatgatgatgatgatgatgatcaagggaaaaaaattgaaaattttttagaaattaataagaaaatagaattaaaaaatatgaacaaaGTTTGTTTAGTAAACAAACAAGTGGAGGAGGGTCTGGAAGagggtaaaattatttttgataatcaaATTATTGAAGGGGCTGCAGCTTTAccaaagaataataataatgataatcacgataataataataatgataataataataataatcataataataataatagaatggAACAGTACACGCAATTGATGATGCTTGAAAATTgtgaaattgttttaaatgttGAGCCTATCGAGTGCCCGATTTGTTTTGTTGTTTATGATCCACTTGAAGGTGTAGTACTCAGAGACTGTTTACATTCATTTTGCAG GGGATGTATTGAaaacacaattaaatattgcAATGAAGCGGAAGTAAAATGTCCATATCGAGACTCTGAATATACCTGCGAATCAACGCTGCAGGAGCGTGAGATAAAAgct